The genomic region CACCTGAGACACATACCTGCACACTGCCGGGACCACCACTACTTGGTGAGGAAAGGATCTGGAAATGGCATCTAACCTAGGGTCAGAGCACCTAGAAGTTCCACCTAGGGGAATAGTGTAGGCTGAGAAGAGGGATAAATGGTGGGTTTAACTGGGATCATTGTTTCTAGAATTTGTTTgatcttttggtggcactggggtttgaactcagggcctcatcttgctagccagttgctctaccacttgagccacttcatcagcccctCCTGTTTGATCTTGACCCTAACAGGGTAATGCTGGCAAACCTTCAATGATTGGTAGCACCTGCCCGAAGCACACTTATGATAGTAGAAATTTACCTAACTGCAAGAACGAGCGTGCCTTGATGGATTAGTGATGCCTGTGTCAGGCAGAACCAGAACCACTGAGGAACTGCTAGGTTACAGATCAGAGTGCAGATCTGGAGGTGGTACCCAGTCGTGCTCAGCCATAAAGCAGGAGGCAAGATCTAAGGAAGGAGAATTTAATATGGGAAGGCGAGATGCCTAGGGTGTGGGTTCCAGCAGAGGGACTACCTGACCCTGGTCTTGGGCCAAAAGGCGCAAGAGCAGGGAGTGCAGGGCCCGGCAGACAGGTGTGTAGCCCAGGCGGCTCAGATGGAGATAATCATACATGTCATGATGGCTTATGGTGCCGTCAGAGTGCACAAAGCCAGGGTCAGCATCCAAGAAGTGGGCCCGTGGGTGGCCAGCCAATGCTGCCCGTACCAGCTCGTTCACTTGTTGATTCTTCTCTCGAAGTGGGTTGGGGTGCTGGCCCCTTGGAAGCAGGCCCTAAGGAAGAACACCAAgacccttttaatttttttttttatttgaacgcagggcttcatacttgctaggcaggcattctaccacttgagctacacctccaacccgAAAACACAGATTCTTAAGATGTTCTACTGGCATCTGGTTTCCCTCTTCTCTGTGCCAAACTATCCACTCCCAACCGTGAAGTTCCCAGCTGCCAAATACACTACGGATGGGAAAGCAGGAAGAGCAGGACAGTTTCTGATACTATGTCCCAGCTCCCCTTCAGCACAAACATTCtgggtcccagcctccttccCAAGAATCACTCATAAAAATGTTGACATTTAAGAAGGCAATACATTTTTTTTAGGTGTCCTTTGCTGGAACTGTAATTCTAAAATACTTTTAAgtgttttcagttgttttttacagtactggggactaaactcagggacttgcaccactggagccacacccccagttcttttgcttttagtccgtttttgagacaatgtcttcataactctgcccaggctggcctcaaaccagtcTTTCTACCTCTACcataagtagctgagattacagatgtgtgccaccatgctcagtcagGCATAACTGTTTTGCTGACAATAAATGCTGTAGGactgttttattaaaaaatttacattgtgaaactgaaaaaaaaaagttgaattgtgggctgggtgtgtggcttaaatgtgcaaggccctgagttcaattcccagtactagaaaaaaaaaaaaatctgggctaCCTAAGTGTTTTTTTgagtttatatttataaaaatcctCAGAATCTTCAGCATGCCCCTTGGGCAAAACGGGCTAATTGGTTTCTGAATACAGACTCAATCGCAGCCACTCTTACAGGTGTAGTAAGCTTCCATTTGAGCTTGTCCTGTAAAGTCACTGTGCTGTGCCAAGATGCCCAGAGCTGTGCAAGATACACATAGGTGCTCCCAGACTACTGCCACTCTTCCTTTCCAACCCTCCCAGCCTCTCACCAGCACCACGACCCGGGCCTGGGGCTGCCGCTGGTTCACCAGTTGCACAATGGCCTTGATGCCGCCAGTCACCTGCTCTGCTGTGTGCCCGTGGTTGTTGGTGCCCACCCAGACCACTACAATCTGTGGAAAGAGGGGGCAGAAAGCAGTGTTAAGGAGGTGGACTAAAGGTGCTTCAGCTCCCCACACAAGCCCTGCTCACCTTGGGCCGAATGTGTTCCAGTTCCCCATTCTCCAGACGCCACAGTACATGCTGTGTGCTGTCACCACCAATGCCAAAGTTAAGTGCATGCAAAGGAGAGAAGAGCTCCCGCCAGATCTGTGGGCAAGAGGTGGTGTGGGCACAGGTCATCCTCAACATATCCAGGTGTGGTAAGCCAAATGCCACTACAGAAAGGCTTGCTTTGTACAGGCAGTTCAGTTAATCTCACCTTATAGTCTTACTTTAAACCAAACCCCACAGAGGCAAGACTTGACGGAAATCTGGTCTGCTGAAGCCATGCATGCAGACAGTAGCATTACACTTGaactttattattgttattatttccagtactgggatttgaactcagggccttgcactctataggcaggcactcaaccacttgagccacacccacagccctttttgctttggttatttttgagagagggtcttgctttatgcttggAGGGTCTTAACTATGATCCTCCAATTTATGCTTCCCTGAAAGCTGAGGTGACGGGTGCACCACgccacacccaacttttattgattgaactttttgctggggctggccttgaactgtgatcctcctgatctccaccttcccagTAGCCACTATGCCAGGCTTACACCCGAACCTTATTTTGAGGAAAGCCATCACGATGAACCTTGGTTAGTGGAAAGATACTATGACTGATTCTCTTTGTGGAGCACTGTTACAGCTCAACTTCACTTTTGGTAAAACGATTATAGCTCTGGGTAAACCCAAGAGGGCAGTGCTCTCCTTAAGCAAACAAAGAGCCTCACCTTGGGCAATCTTCTTTCAAGAAAGCCTTATTTTAAGTCTTGCTAACTCAGAGCACACGCTTCCTTCTCAGCAGAATGTCATGGAGATTCTAAGTGTCCTGTGCTGCCTCGGGCCACTTCTCGAACCCCCTACTCTGCCTGACCCGGGTTCTGGGTCAGATGTGTCCATGAGAGAACAGGCCGGGGTGGGGCAGAAGGCTAGGGACAGGCCTACCTCGCACTGATGCATTAGCTGGACCAAGGAGTCCCCGATGAAGACGACTTCGGGCTCCTTGTCTTTGCTGTCCGCCACGAACCGATGGTGCTGCAGGCACGCGCAAAGGGCAGTCAATGGCACACACGCCCCGCCCTCCTTCCTCAGGCAGCACGACCCCAACTCCCCTCGGCTTCCCAATCAGGTGACAAGAACAGCACGGACCAGCTGTTCTCTTGAGTCCCCCACCCCCTGCAGACCCCTGAAGCACCGCGGGCGGGATCGCTCACCAGGGACATCCAGCGCCCGTCGCCATGCACGTCCTGCACCGGCGTGGGTTTGCTGGCTGGATTCTCCTCGCCGCTCATCTCGAGGACGTAGCTCCTACGGATGAGCGAGTGGGGTCGACCTGGGAGTGCTCCCGCAGGAGGTGGCTCCACCACGCCCACTCCTACCCCTTGGAGCAACAATGGACGGTCCGGACGCTCTCACTCCCGCTGAGAACGAAGGCAGATCCAGGGCGCCTCCTCCTCTCCAGGGGCGGAAACCTTAAGAGGGAGGTGGAATTGGGAAGCCTCACTTCCCCCACGACGGCCGCGCAGTGGGCTCGTCCGGCGCTTCCCGCCGAGGCCACTCACTCGCGCCGGCAGCGGCGGCTAGCGCAGCCCGGCACTGGGGGAGGGGCGGGCGAGACCATCCGGCACCCGTAGCgcgggggggggagagggagaaaccACCCATTGGCGTCACGGGGAGGGGCTATGTACCTGAAAAGCCGAGAGTGGGTCAGGAAAATCTAGCGTTCTTCCTTAAGAAAAGAAACCGTTTGTTGTAAGGGAAGAAAACGGCGGCAGGTGCCACCtactgtgtgtgtggggaggagggaggaggcccATTCACGTGGGAGAGCGAGTGGACGAGTTCATTCTTGGATCCTTTGAAGGGATGGCTTGGACGCACCTGGTTAGGAAGGGGACGTTCCTATTTTCTACCAATGTGGGggcattaaaaaaaatggaatgacccaagcattgtatgcacatatgaataataaaacaataaaaataaaataaaaaataaataaataaatggaaaaacgagaagATCAGAGGCTCAGTTCTAAAGGGAACTTAGCTCGTGGGCTTCCCCGACTCAAAGCAccaggtttgtttgtttaaatggcATAAAATCTAAACAACATATTTGCATTCAAGAAACCACAAGATCtaagtggaaggaagaaaaaagtgaaaaagagaaaggaaattggaGATGCCTGCAGGGCCCTCGTCCAGCTTGGCATCTTTCCCGAAGATCATCTTGCAGATCTGTGGTCTCTGCTCCTCTCTCTAAACACAGGGTGACCAACAACTTCAAACTGGGTGTGTCTGGACTCTGAAATTCCCATCCATAGCCAGGGTCACTTAGGGTTATGCCCCTTTGGATCCTTGCTCCAAATTAGCTTCAGACCTCAGTATCTTCTCAGATCGCCCTGTTCTCTGGGACCAAGTGGGGGTCTCCTTCTCCCCTAAAGGTTCTGGTCATTGTCTTGTAACTCCACCTTCTCAGAAAACTGACACTGAGACTTAAGAGATGAGTCTTACTTATTGTGTTTACGTCTGTCTCATTCCAGTTTCTTGGACCCAGACCTGGCACACAGTGTCTACTCAAACAAGTACTGTACTTTCTGAATGAATATTACATGAATGGTTCGAATCCTGGCGTTATCCATGTGTTGAGGAGACAGATCCAGACAAAGTTGTGACTGAGAGAGGTACAGGGGACCtctgagagaggaggaagagaaggactCTGGGGGCTGGGAGTTGTCTAGAAGTATGAATGGGGTTTGAGGGATAACGAAGATTGGGcaagcagaaagaaaagatacACACAggttatattattatttattaggaCAGGGAAACAGCCTGGcatagtttaattttaaaatctgaaagggccaggtgtgttggtacacacctgtaagcccagcatttgggaggctggggctggaggatgactagttggaggccagcctgggctacacagctgagaccctatctcaaaatatcaaaaaattagccgggcacctgtggctcacacttgtaatcttagctactccggaggcagagatcaagagcatcgaggttcgaagccagctcgggcaaatggttcacgaaaccctatctcaaaaaaaaaaaccttcacaaaaaggactagtggaatgactcaaggtgtaggctctgagttcaaactccggtagagcaaaaaaaaaaaaaattaaaaattaaagcctGAGGGGACAGTGTAGACAGAAAAATTGGAGAGGAGGGAGAGTTCTGAAACAAAGcgaaataagaaataaagcttCCAAGCATTTGTTCATCAGGCACTGTTTCCAGTTAGGTACATTGATTCAGTCCCTTCTTCTAGAAATGCTAGGACCAacaccattttacagattagaaaactGAGGTTTGGGGGGGTTACAAAATTTTCCAAGGTCCCGCAACTCAAATGTGCACTAGAGCACTTGAACCTTGGTAGTCTAGCTCCAGAGCCTAGCTCTGAATCACACACTACAGCACCTGACTCTCCAGGGACAAAGTCTTTGCCTAGAGCGGGGTGGGTAAGTGATTATAGCTCCTCTGCGTGTGCCTTTCATCTTGGCCTAAGCCAATCAGCATTCAGGAAGAGGTGGGCCAAGAGGACTTCACAGCCAATTGGTGGACGGGGAGGTACCAAGAACCAGTAAGACTGGCAGGTAGGGGCGGGTCTATAAGGCCTCGCGCCTCTGTAGGGAGCCTGAAAGCCAAAGGGCGTGGCAAACCACacgcgtgcgtgcgtgcgtgcgtacGTACGTGCACGTGCGTGTGGTGCGCTTGAGGCCCAGACACGAGCCCGAGGCCCGGAAGATCGTGGTGCGGGTGGGTTCGAGGCTGGTGTCCTTGCGGAAAAGAAGCCATTGTTCTACACAGCCAAGTGGAGTGAGTAGGGGGAGGGGTTTGTTGGGACAGAAAAGAATGAGGTGCCTCCTCCTCCACACTGCCCACACCAACCGTGCCCCACCCCCATCATTCTGCCCCTTGCTCTACCGCAACTGCCCCAGCCTGTCTCCTGCCATGCGCCGGCCCTCAGGACCAGTCCCTTCTCTCCCTGATATCCCTTCTGTCTCTTTTCTGTCCCGGAGGTTTTCTCGGACTCTCCAGCTTCGCTTGCTGCCctctttcctgcctttctttatCTACCATCTTTCTCCACTTTCTGCATCTTTGTACCACCTGTACCTCTGGATTTCTCTTCTGTCCAAAAACCATATCCTAATCCCTCACATCCCTCCATTCTCATGAtccctttctgtcttctttcatttccctGCGTCCCTGTTCCCAGTTGCCCTCTCCATTCCCTGACATCTCTTCCTATTAAGCATTACTATCTTGACCTCATCCAGGACTCCTCCTCTGGCCAGGCCTTTTCCAATTGCTTTCCacccactttctttctctctttttgtgtcTAGATAGTTCTCCCACCTCACCCCAACCATCTCTTGTCACTTTGCTACTCACCCTGACTTACCTGCACCATGGACCCCCGGAGGCCAACCTCTCAGCCTTTCCAGCAGTCTGAGAAACCTGGCCGTGTCCATCGTCGGAAGACCAGGCGAGAGCGGAATAAGGCCCTTGTGGGCAGCCATCGGCCATTGGCCCGTCAGGATCCTCCTCAGTCCAGCCGGGATCCACCTGTGGCCCTCCAGGATCCTGTGGTCCCCAAACTTGTAGTCATAACCCAGGGCCGGCTGAGTCGGGAGCATCGGGGTCTCTTCAACCATGAGGTGAAATCCCTGGACGTGGCCAGGCTGCTTAATGGTGGCACCCTGGAACCAGGCACCCCCTTGCTCCCCAATAAGCCTTCCTCCGGCTCAGGCAGGATCCAAGAACCAGCCTCACAGACAAGGGACAAGGAGAACCAGGTGCCTGGATGCTTGGGCCCAGGCCCACCTAATTCCCCAGAACTCCCTGACTTGGGACAGCTACTGGGGGAACTTCAGTGTCAGCTGATTCTGCCACAGGCCTTCCCCAGGAGGAACCTGGTACAGGAGGCCAGGGATGCCATCGTGGGAACCTTACAGGCCTGCCATGGCTCTGTGCCTGACCTTGCCCTAGTACTGCGAGGTTGCCAGGCACCCTTGCCAGGTGAGCCCACCTCCGGTTCCTTGAactcccttttcccctctctgTTCTAGCCCAGTTGTCTCCCATGCTTCTTTCCTCTGTGCCAGGGACCAAGCCTGGGGACCCTGAGAGAGGAAGGATGACACCCTCCTGGATCAATGGCCCTGAGCAGGCCTCAAGAGAGGGGAGGCAGAGGACCCGACATGGGAAAAAGGAGCTTGCCTTTACCATGTCTCATACTTCCAGCACCCCCACTGCGCACAGGGTGAGCCTGCCGCTGCCTAGAGGTCCCTGGCCACCCTCCTTGCCCTTGTTGTCTTCGCCATCTGGGGCAGCTTTGGGTCCCCCCACAGCCTTTGACCTGCTGAAAAGCATCTGGCTTATtgccacaccaccccctccccgGCCCTGGGATGTTGGCCCACCTCAGCCCCTACCTCAGCCATCACCCTTGTTTCCCCAAACATCTGCACTGGACTGGAGCCCCAGCCCCCCTGCCCCACTGCCCAGCCTCTCCTGGATGGTGGCTCAGAGCAGTCCAGAAGCTTGGTCCTTTCCCCCCATGAGACTGTACTGAGGGGAATGAGGCTAGGGCTGGGAGCATATATCCCATACTCCCAGTCACCTCAATAAAGTACCTTCTTCAGGGTCCTCTTGATTTTCAATGAATACCTGAGCCAGGAATGCAGCTTTCCTTAGCTCTGAATTTTAGGGCCAAGATGGAGGGAAAGGTGCTATCACTTGTCAGgactgagggcatgactcaagtagtagaccacttacctagcaagcacaaggccctgagttcaagtccgagtactgccccccccaaaaaaagttgcCATTACTTGTCACCTTCCTGGGGCCTGAGAGGCCAGCAGGATGGGGAAACTTAGTGCTTCAGTTTGTCCAACACATATACACATTGTGGCTAACTAGGTACCTGACTCTGAGCTCTAGTGATGGTAGGTCCCAGAGTGAGACTGAGACTCTCAGTCCAGTGGTGGGCACACAGTCCCAGCTCCAGGGCTTGCACCTGGCGGAGAGAGATACAGGGCTGGGGAGTTGAAGGAGGGACTGATGACTTTGTAGAGTAGCTGACACAGACCCTGTATTTTTCAACTTATTAGTTGGCAGAATATAACATTTAAGGCAAGGGGACAGCATATGCAAAGGCATGAAGGAGGACACATAGGCTATGTAGGATCATCTTCATTCAGTACCTATCCCTGGCCATGCTGTGACCTAGAATGAGGCACACTTGGGCCTGCCCTTGAATGACTCCCGGTCTGGTGGCAGGCAGATCAGGGCTGATTCTGACCCACTTTAGATGTTTGAATGAATTGTCTActgttaaaaatcattttttttctgggtgctggtggctcacacttgtatcctagctactcaacaggcagagatcaggagcatcatggctcaaagccagcctggggaaatagttctcaagatcctatcttgaaaaagcccatcacaaaaaaattgggctggcaatgtggctcatggtgtagaccctgagttcaaaccccagcaccacacacatacatacacacacacacaaatcaggtttttgcattttaaaaattgcatttctggctacttgggaggtggtgatGGGGGGGGTGCCTCAGAGGCCAgattgagaccctgtttcaatcaataaaagctggatgtaTGCACTTGTCATCTCGTCTACCAAAGAGGTGTATATATAGGAGGATCTGGTCCAGGGTAGCCCtgacataaaatgagaccctatgtgaaaaataaccaaaacaaaaagtgctggtggtgtggcttaagtgggcacctgcctaccaattgcaagctctgaattcaaaccccagtactgcaaaaaaaaaacaaaagtttcggcgtggtggtatatgcctgtaatccgagTTATTATTGTGGAGATAGGAaggtcaaggttcaaggccatcccttGGAAAAAATGAGATCCTATTAAAAATAAGCTGGGgttaaaggtgtggctcaagcagtagagcacctatgccaaaaaaaaagttctttggagctagaggtgtggcttaagtgatagagtgccttcatagcaagcacaaggccctaagttcaaaacctcagtaccaccaaaaaataacaataaataaacaagccaggctcaGTGGCATGTACTTGTgattcccagctatttggaaggtgaCAAGGCAGACCCctgcaaaagcaggagaccctacctgaaaaccaaactaaaagcaaaagcactgGGGCATATGGTAGGTCTTATTACCCAGCAAGCACCAGGTCCTGAGtactgggaaaaacaaaacaaaacaaaaaaaacctctggCAGCAGATCTATAATTCATCTGGCAATAACTGGCCATGTAGCAGAAATCCTGCACTCTACATTGAAACTTCTGTGTGAGTATATGCATGTTTACATTTCCTCCTTCAATCCTTATCttagaaagctttttttttttttttttttgagacagggtcttacaatgtagctcaggctggcctggaccttttGATCCTCCTTCAGCTTCCAGAGCTGGGACTATAGGCCCAgcataaagttcttttttttcaaatggcaTTCTGAGCAGCAGCAGTTTTTCTGCAGTGAGGGTAAGGAATGAGCTGGAAATGTTTGTTGGAATCTAATCAGGATAAATCAAGCTGAAGAGCTTGTACTCTACCCTGGAAAACCTTTCCATGGCCCTGGATTGCCCACTTGGAAACCCAGAGCCCATACCAGCACAGAAGGGACTAGACTGGGAGATCACAGGGGTGAATGGCTTGGCAGAAGTCCTAGGGTGGGAAAGTGGCCacgctgggatttgaacccaggtattttgaattcatgatcctgGATATCTCACACCTCTATCTCAGCTAGTAGGTTTCACACCCTGCTAAGAAGTGACAGGCAGTTGGGTCTGGCAGAAGTTGTGGCTTTGCCACCTCTGTGATGTTAACCCAGAACAAGTGGCTTCGGTCTGTGCCTTCTTGGGCACTTCACAAGGTGTACTGAATCTGGGGCGGTGGCAACTCAGGGACCTAGAGAGCTGGAAGTGGCTGCCAATGATCAGGAGTGGGTAATCAAAGAATAGTTTGGGGACTAGATTGGTAGAGGAGGGCAGAATGGAGCTCAGTCTAGGATTGTGAGCCATCCCAGGCGCTCTGGAGGAGGCCCTCCCTGCTTGGGAAGAATGTGAGCTCAGTTTAGACACGGGAAGAATGTCCCAGAGGAGAGGATTGGAGGTGGGGCTGGGTGACAAAGGATCAGAAAGGGACGTCCTTTCTCAGGTGAGGAGGGCAGGGGCCAGTTTGGGCCACcttggaggaaggggaggggatcGCTGCTCCCAGCGGCCCCTTTAATCGGGGGCGCGCGCTGGCCGGCCCGCGCGCTCTCGCCTGTGTCGCGGGCCCGAGCGGGAGCCGGAGCGGAGCACGGGCCGAAGCCGGCGGAATGGAGCCCCCGCGAGCGCCCGCGCTGCGCCGCCTGCTGCCAccgctgctgctcctgctgctgccactgcccCCCCGTGCCCGGGCCAAGTACGTGCGGGGCAACCTCAGCTCCAAGGAGGTGAGTCCCCCCGACCCCTCCCCTGCAGCCGCCGGGCGGTGGGGACCAGAGAGGAGAGGATGGCGCCCCGCCCCCTGCCGCCCCTCCCGGGAGGACCTGCGAGCAGCGCGGGCCTGGGGCCTGGGCGATGGGAGGACTGGGCCAGGATCAAGGCTGCAGGGCCGTGGGGTTGAGGCAAGACTTGGGGGTTGCATTAGGGACGTTGAGCTCAGAGCTGGGTGGGGAAGGGGCGGTGGGAGAGTCGGAGTTGGGGCGGGGGTGCGCCGAGGTGGTGCTGAAAGGGACAGCACCCCTCACTCCGCAGAGAGTCAGTTCACCACACCACCGGCGCGCTCAGGGCCGGGACGGTTCGGAAGATTCCCCTGCACCGGGCGTTCTCTGGGACCACCGTGGGGCCGGGGTGTGTGCGTGTAACTGGGGGAATGCGGGTGGGTGGGAAGGTGGGCGCGACAGAGGGCGAGGATGTGCACTTGGCCTTCGAGGGTCTTTCTCAGGGTGCTTGGGAAGTGGGGGGGTGAGTAGAGGAAATTTGGTGGGGGGACTGTGAGAGAggaaatcaaggtgtcaggaaTCCTGGATCCACCGTGAAGGGATCTGGAAAGAATTTTGGAAGCGACTTGCGGTATTTAGGAGGCCAGGTACCTGAGGGCAGGGAAGAAAAGTTGGGGGTCTATGGAGTTGAGAGTTCTCAAAGGACTCAGGATAGGGTCTGATTGGGTCCCTTTGCCAGGACTGGGTGTTCCTGACAAGATTTTGTTTCCTCTCGGATTATGGTCGGCTGGACTTCCGCTTCCGTTATCCCGAGGTAAGTCTCCCCCAGCCACTCACCAAGCTCAGGCTGGACACTCCAAGGCAAGGCCTCTCCAGCTCCTGTacc from Castor canadensis chromosome 16, mCasCan1.hap1v2, whole genome shotgun sequence harbors:
- the Pafah1b3 gene encoding platelet-activating factor acetylhydrolase IB subunit alpha1, which gives rise to MSGEENPASKPTPVQDVHGDGRWMSLHHRFVADSKDKEPEVVFIGDSLVQLMHQCEIWRELFSPLHALNFGIGGDSTQHVLWRLENGELEHIRPKIVVVWVGTNNHGHTAEQVTGGIKAIVQLVNQRQPQARVVVLGLLPRGQHPNPLREKNQQVNELVRAALAGHPRAHFLDADPGFVHSDGTISHHDMYDYLHLSRLGYTPVCRALHSLLLRLLAQDQGQVVPLLEPTP
- the Prr19 gene encoding proline-rich protein 19 translates to MDPRRPTSQPFQQSEKPGRVHRRKTRRERNKALVGSHRPLARQDPPQSSRDPPVALQDPVVPKLVVITQGRLSREHRGLFNHEVKSLDVARLLNGGTLEPGTPLLPNKPSSGSGRIQEPASQTRDKENQVPGCLGPGPPNSPELPDLGQLLGELQCQLILPQAFPRRNLVQEARDAIVGTLQACHGSVPDLALVLRGCQAPLPGTKPGDPERGRMTPSWINGPEQASREGRQRTRHGKKELAFTMSHTSSTPTAHRVSLPLPRGPWPPSLPLLSSPSGAALGPPTAFDLLKSIWLIATPPPPRPWDVGPPQPLPQPSPLFPQTSALDWSPSPPAPLPSLSWMVAQSSPEAWSFPPMRLY